From a region of the Cutaneotrichosporon cavernicola HIS019 DNA, chromosome: 7a genome:
- a CDS encoding uncharacterized protein (to FAD-dependent oxidoreductase), with amino-acid sequence MGMGRRLLVVSLAIISLALMFNSSSLISILPLSRTMSTSAPAPRVIVVGSGLAGLSAAYMALERGAPVHLLDRAPKPGGNSIKASSGINGAGTPAQAAAGISDSPEIFMADTTKSAGERYRAPEQVVDRAALIRKLSAESAAAVAWLVDDIGVDLSVVAVLGGHSVPRTHRGGGKLPPGAAIVMGLLNKLKENPNFTLSSGAEVTDLMVDSGAVKGVKYTRDGQAANLDGAVVFAAGGFAGDRTLLAQHRPDLAGMPSTNDDRPGAHALLANLGVPLLDMDSVQVHPTGFVDPANVTAPIKFLAGEMLRGEGGILLGPDGKRFTNELGTRAKVSGAIMARDPDASDVGTKQWATTIVLDPGASEAAKSHIGFYAFKGLLRKVRVSDLDPAVRASVDEYAATVQSGSEDPFGRRSYGKWTLKPGDGDAEVYIGQVTPVTHFTMGGAAINTGARVLRPEGGDMTPVPGIWAAGEITGGVHGDNRLGGSSLLECVVFGRTAGTAAAADVKRD; translated from the coding sequence ATGGGCATGGGAAGGcggctcctcgtcgtctcccTCGCAATCATCTCCCTCGCTCTCATGTTCAACTCGTCTTCACTCATATCCATTCTCCCACTCTCGCGTACAATGTCGACCTCTGCCCCAGCCCCAcgcgtcatcgtcgtcggctCAGGCTTAGCCGGCCTCTCTGCAGCTTACATGGcactcgagcgcggcgcgccagtgcacctcctcgatcgCGCGCCCAAGCCTGGCGGCAACTCGATCAaggcgagctcgggcaTCAACGGCGCTGGCACGCCCGCCCAGGCCGCGGCTGGTATCTCTGATTCACCAGAGATCTTCATGGCTGACACGACCAAGAGCGCGGGCGAGCGCTACCGCGCACCTgagcaggtcgtcgaccgTGCCGCTCTCATCCGCAAGCTCTCTGCGGAGAGTGCAGCCGCCGTCGCGTGGCTAGTCGACGACAttggcgtcgacctcaGCGTGGTCGCCGTACTCGGCGGGCATAGCGTGCCCCGCACTCACCGCGGAGGAGGCAAGCTGCCGCCAGGTGCGGCCATCGTCATGGGCCTCCTGAACAAGCTTAAGGAGAACCCGAACTTCACTCTCTCCTCTGGCGCTGAAGTGACCGACCTCATGGTCGACAGCGGCGCAGTCAAGGGCGTCAAGTACACGCGCGATGGTCAGGCTGCCAACCTTGACGGAGCAGTCGTCTTCGCAGCCGGCGGGTTTGCAGGTGACCGTACTCTGCTCGCCCAGCACCGCCCCGACCTGGCGGGGATGCCTAGCACAAACGATGACAGGCCCGGCGCCCACGCGctgctcgccaacctcggcgtcccCCTACTCGACATGGACAGCGTGCAGGTGCACCCGACCGGCTTTGTGGACCCCGCGAACGTGACCGCGCCAATCAAGTTCCTTGCTGGCGAGATGCTTCGTGGAGAAGGCGGCATCCTCCTGGGACCCGATGGCAAGCGTTTTAccaacgagctcggcacgcGCGCCAAGGTGTCTGGTGCGATCATGGCGCGCGACCCCGATGCGAGCGACGTCGGAACGAAGCAgtgggcgacgacgattGTGCTGGACCCCggggcgagcgaggcggcaAAGTCGCACATCGGGTTCTACGCCTTCAAGGGCCTGCTGCGCAAGGTGCGTGTGTCTGACCTGGACCCTGCGGTTCGCGCTAGCGTGGACGAGTACGCTGCCACCGTGCAGAGCGGGTCGGAGGATCCCTTTGGCCGCCGCTCGTACGGTAAATGGACCCTTAAGCccggagacggagacgcCGAGGTCTACATTGGCCAGGTGACGCCGGTGACACACTTTACGATGGGCGGAGCAGCTATCAACACGGGCGCTCGCGTCCTCCGCCCAGAGGGCGGGGATATGACCCCCGTACCGGGTATCTGGGCTGCGGGCGAGATCACAGGCGGCGTGCACGGCGACAACCGCCTCGGAGGGAGCAGTTTGCTCGAGTGTGTTGTGTTCGGACGTACTGCAGGcacggcggccgcggcagACGTCAAGCGTGACTAG
- a CDS encoding uncharacterized protein (Flavin containing amine oxidoreductase): MRVAIVGSGISGLSALWFLKKHSDHEVNIYESAEHVGGQARGIIYRREGKEDVLVDTGLMAFSPAGSPTLAAFLKHLDLPTRRTDMSLAVSRQPRPAGVLNLFNPRAWRLAFDTLRFRYAQADDDQKLGAWLSANGYSAAFFDEWLLPRIARLWLLTDDLAAKSMPAGDVVRGVQDHEASWEAITGGGAALIDKLASVVPPENLHTRAEIVSITSHEYGVRLVEAGGTNHIYDHVILAIPGNRALKLLKAGSWAAPEEEEALSGDWTGIDAVPATGAVPTAVSVTSTPAPPAYDASMPAPTQTLALTYDMGRIAAQPGITLHIAPGSAFQVPLPSTRDLAPAQNTRRIAYAGAWARGGRAEDALVSALELVKSAPFNASPPLEGRRRAGMAMTLTLARIVLAYAEGVRSITAPLWTVVSWPVALALAIIETATPVPRARRQIALLRKCWE; the protein is encoded by the exons ATGcgcgtcgccatcgtcggcagcggcaTTTCCGGCCTCTCAGCCCTCTGG TTCCTCAAGAAACACTCGGACCACGAAGTCAACATTTACGAGAGCGCCGAGCATGTCGGCGGACAAGCGCGCGGTATCATCTACAGACgcgagggcaaggaagACGTGCTCGTGGATAC CGGCCTG ATGGCCTTTAGCCCTGCTGGAAGccccaccctcgccgctTTCCTCAagcacctcgacctgcCGACGCGACGGACGGACATGTCGCTGGCCGTCTCGCGCCAACCCCGTCCCGCTGGAGT cctcaacctcttcaACCCTCGTGCATGGCGCCTCGCATTCGACACCCTGCGTTTCCGGTATGCCCAGGCGGACGACGATCAGAAGCTCGGCGCGTGGCTCTCGGCGAACGGGTACAGCGCGGCGTTCTTTGACGAGTGGCTACTG CCACGTATTGCGCGCCTCTGGTTGCTGACGGACGACCTGGCGGCCAAGTCGATGCCTGCTGGCGATGTCGTCCGCGGCGTGCAGGACCACGAGGCAAGTTGGGAGGCGATCACGGGTGGCGG TGCCGCATTAATCGACAAGCTTGCGTCCGTCGTCCCGCCCGAGAACCTGCACAcccgcgccgagatcgTGAGCATCACATCGCACGAGTACGgcgtgcgcctcgtcgaggcgggcggcACCAACCACATCTACGACCATGTGATCCTGGCGATTCCGGGCAACAGAGCCCTCAAACTCCTCAAGGCGGGCAGCTGGGCCGCccccgaggaggaagaggcgcTCTCTGGCGACTGGACAGGCATTGACGCCGTCCCCGCAACCGGCGCCGTTCCGACCGCAGTAAGCGTAACCTCAACCCCCGCACCACCGGCCTATGACGCCTCAATGCCAGCCCCAACCCAAACCCTAGCTCTGACCTACGACATGGGCCGTATTGCAGCCCAGCCCGGAATCACGCTCCACATTGCTCCTGGCTCGGCATTCCAAgttcccctcccctccacgCGTGATTTGGCTCCGGCACAGAACACGCGCCGGATCGCGTACGCCGGCGCGtgggcgcgcggcggccgcgccgaAGACGCGCTGGTTAgcgccctcgagctggtCAAGTCTGCGCCGTTTAATGCGTCCCCGCCTCTGGAGgggcgccgccgcgcaggcATGGCCATGACTCTGACTCTGGCCCGCATTGTGCTCGCgtacgccgagggcgtgcGCTCCATCACCGCGCCGCTGTGGACGGTGGTGTCGTGGCCCGTGGCCCTCGCGCTGGCGATCATTGAGACCGCGACACCGGTACCccgcgcgcggcgccagATCGCGCTTCTCCGCAAGTGTTGGGAGTAG
- the exgD gene encoding uncharacterized protein (Cellulase (glycosyl hydrolase family 5)), with the protein MSQPSDRDLGDRNSGGFHSAEAHEMADTAYLGPAPGPSPSVFSRDSTYTSLAPSERSHGARDSWGSNKMMASGEAPIAGSALPTGAAAAYAPRQQSQLQHGYTSPYDSETVGSYAPAGSVPTAPDYEKTPAWAAQNNQRKRKSRWWLWALLALICLICAGVGLGVGLGLGLNKKSGASSDSAKDKPMTDVAGHTTGAEKPSATDAPTAAAIPTSGGFGSIITLDDGTNMTYENEFGGHWYWDPADPFNNNAQANSWTKPLNQSWDWEKDTIFGVNLGGWLNTEPFIVPGLYERYSTGPAGTTVDEYTLSINMGTDLEKAMTEHYDTFITERDFMEITAAGLNWIRLPIAHWAIYKDPSEPYLERVSWTYVLKALGWARKYGIRVNLDLHTAPGSQNGWNHSGKIGAINWMKGAMGLANAQRTLETIRTIAQFISTDEWKDVVPMFCLLNEPNGASIDQANAKRTVGTFTYEAYKTIRAVTGYGEGKGPMIAMHDAFLGVTEWFDYLRGADRLAMDQHQYLVFQDQLTGQISSFQNRPCDAWADRTAQTTNTFGANNAGEWSAAVNDCGQWLNGVGLGSRYDGTFQGYADKRIGSCDFWNDYTQWDQATKDGLREWVASSMDAFQNYFFWTWRIGNGTTTVPSPNPMWHYRLGWKEGWIAADPRTATGTCAKAGVSVPQFGGTFSDPAMVGKGQVSPDLPAAQTASYAWPPTQFTDISQAQMNQIPQYTKTGTPITMPGPTYTNPAKPSETINAGTGWANSNDGLGQAYVKVANCEYPAIYDTVGGIGAGQCGAGGGDGGGGAAASPPATPAAAAATPAGARRGYPPRQ; encoded by the exons ATGTCGCAACCATCTGATCGCGACCTTGGCGACCGCAATTCCGGCGGCTTCCACTCGGCAGAGGCCCACGAGATGGCCGACACTGCATACCTCGGACCGGCACCTGGTCCTTCTCCCTCTGTCTTCTCCCGGGACTCGACCTACACCTCGCTTGCCCCTTCTGAGCGCTCTCACGGCGCGAGGGACTCGTGGGGCAGCAACAAGATGATGGCTTCGGGAGAGGCACCCATCGCTGGATCAGCT CTTCCAactggcgccgccgctgcaTACGCACCCCGCCAGCAGTCTCAGCTCCAGCACGGCTACACTTCACCGTACGATTCGGAGACCGTCGGTTCGTACGCCCCAGCTGGCTCTGTTCCCACTGCTCCCGATTACGAGAAGACCCCAGCATGGGCCGCGCAGAACAAccagcgcaagcgcaagtcGCGCTGGTGGCTCTGGGCACTCCTGGCGCTCATCTGCTTGATCTGCGCTGGTGTTGGTCTTGGCGTcggtctcggcctcggcctcaacaagaagagcggcgcgagctcaGACTCTgccaaggacaagcccATGACCGACGTTGCGGGCCACACCACCGGTGCTGAGAAGCCCAGTGCTACGGATGCTCCAACTGCCGCTGCCATCCCCACCTCTGGTGGCTTTGGCTCCATCATTaccctcgacgacggcaccAACATGACATACGAGAACGAGTTTGGTGGCCACTGGTACTGGGACCCGGCCGACCCGTTCAACAACAACGCCCAGGCTAACTCGTGGACCAAGCCTCTCAACCAATCCTGGGACTGGGAGAAGGACACCATCTTTGgcgtcaacctcggcggctGGCTGAACACTGAGCCCTTTATTGTCCCCGGCCTTTACGAGCGCTACTCCACTGGTCCCGCCGGTACCACGGTTGACGAGTACACTTTGTCGATCAACATGGGCACCGACCTTGAGAAGGCCATGACTGAGCACTACGATACTTTCATCACCGAGCGCGACTTCATGGAGATTACCGCTGCCGGCCTCAACTGGATCCGTCTTCCAATCGCCCACTGGGCAATCTACAAGGACCCCAGCGAGCCGTACCTTGAGCGTGTGTCCTGGACCTACGTTCTCAAGGCTCTCGGCTGGGCGCGCAAATACGGTATCcgcgtcaacctcgacctccacaCTGCCCCTGGCTCGCAGAACGGTTGGAACCACTCGGGCAAGATCGGCGCCATCAACTGGATGAAGGGCGCTATGGGCCTTGCCAACGCACAGCGCACTCTCGAGACCATTCGTACGATCGCCCAGTTTATCTCGACGGACGAGTGGAAGGACGTCGTTCCCATGTTCTGCCTCCTCAACGAGCCCAACGGAGCCAGTATCGACCAAGCAAACGCCAAGCGCACGGTTGGAACCTTTACTTACGAGGCGTACAAGACCATCCGTGCAGTCACCGGCTACGGTGAGGGCAAGGGGCCCATGATTGCCATGCACGATGCCTTCCTAGGTGTGACCGAGTGGTTCGACTACCTCCGCGGTGCCGACCGTCTTGCCATGGACCAGCACCAGTACCTCGTCTTCCAGGACCAGCTCACCGGGCAGATCTCATCGTTCCAGAACCGCCCTTGCGACGCTTGGGCTGATCGTACTGCCCAGACCACCAACACGTTTGGCGCCAACAACGCCGGCGAGTGGTCCGCAGCTGTTAACGACTGTGGCCAGTGGCTCAATGgtgtcggcctcggctcGCGCTACGACGGTACCTTCCAGGGCTATGCGGACAAGCGCATCGGCTCGTGCGATTTCTGGAACGACTACACGCAATGGGACCAGGCCACCAAGGACGGTCTTCGCGAGTGggtcgcctcgtcgatggACGCCTTCCAGAACTACTTCTTCTGGACCTGGCGTATCGGAAACGGAACCACTACGGTTCCCTCGCCCAACCCCATGTGGCACTACCGCCTGGGTTGGAAGGAGGGCTGGATTGCTGCCGACCCGCGCACTGCCACTGGCACTTGCGCTAAGGCGGGCGTCTCGGTTCCGCAGTTCGGGGGCACCTTCTCTGACCCCGCGATGGTCGGCAAGGGCCAGGTCTCGCCTGATCTCCCTGCCGCTCAGACTGCTTCGTACGCTTGGCCCCCAACCCAGTTCACCGACATCTCTCAGGCCCAGATGAACCAGATTCCCCAGTACACCAAGACTGGCACGCCCATCACCATGCCGGGTCCTACCTACACCAACCCCGCAAAGCCCTCAGAGACGATTAACGCTGGTACTGGCTGGGCCAACTCGAacgacggccttggccaGGCGTATGTCAAGGTTGCCAACTGCGAGTACCCTGCCATCTACGACACGGTCGGCGGTATCGGCGCTGGTCAATGCGGTGCTGGcggtggtgatggtggtggcggcgccgcTGCTTCTCCACCTGCAACTCCTGCGGCTGCAGCTGCTACTCCTgccggcgcgcgtcgcggctACCCTCCCCGCCAGTAA
- the LRO1 gene encoding uncharacterized protein (Lecithin:cholesterol acyltransferase) produces the protein MPPRKRHSKKHNDGDKVDTDKGKGKDEGSGVPRILVPDETSSSGPPSGDTSAASSTLHTPMGTPFPVTGEGQPQSRNLRQRFAEMTRDIGKAGEELSVRIRRKADGNFKVVAPGTPYDEIELHDIDHPSHKKHHAGHQEKQAGWKKWFVGRRVLFPLAFLLGMAAVWTATQPDLLGGEMTDLWPMLQSDMSNFLGNMSMLDSAKKAIFETRDFTVGDSLHQELGLAAKHPVIMMPGVVTSGLESWSTDPIARSWFRLRLWGTSTMIRAVLTDKERWVEAMAIDLETGLDPPGHRVRAAQGLDAASEFIQGYWVWQKVVQNLATIGYDPSNMDLAAYDWRVAFYNLEVRDAYLSRLKDRIELMHKLSGEKVVLVSHSMGGSLMLYFLKWVEAKPDALGFGGGGGPRWVEDHLEAWVNVAGTLLGVPKAMTAFMSGEMRDTVEINPLGSYVLEKFFCRKERADLFRRWPGASSMYMKGGERIWGDLDGAPDDPANATDTYGRFFSFRETASTSEKDMNRSTIYPNLTAEETVPYILEHTSDTYQRMFESNYSVGFETDPRQLRKNAKDHSKWSNPLEVELPQAPSMKIYCLYGHGKETERAYWYVKGEYEEGEGRDAPDSQCDVGDSGCERTPGDFPLARNHRIDNDVTVKGTRPEVRSGVKFSDGDGTIATASLGAMCVRGWKGKTKWNPAGVKPEALDLRGGALTSDHVDILGSSPLNEAILKIVGGRGDLVKPHIGSDIERYVEKMKWD, from the exons ATGCCACCGAGAAAGAGGCACTCCAAGAAGCACAACGACGGAGATAAAGTCGACAcggacaagggcaagggaAAGGACGAGGGCTCGGGAGTCCCCCGCATCCTCGTGCCGGACGAGACGTCATCCTCGGGCCCTCCGTCTGGCGATACCTCGGCCGCATCGAGTACCCTCCACACGCCGATGGGGACGCCGTTTCCTGTTACGGGAGAGGGGCAACCGCAATCCCGTAACTTGAGGCAGCGGTTTGCGGAGATGACCCGCGATATTGGCAAGGCTGGGGAGGAGCTGAGTGTGAGGATTCGGCGGAAG GCCGACGGCAACTTTAAAGTCGTTGCACCTGGAACACCTTACGACGAGATAGAGTTACACGACATAGACCATCCGAGCCACAAGAAGCACCACGCGGGCCACCAAGAGAAGCAAGCGGGTTGGAAGAAGTGGTTTGTGGGACGGAGAGTACTGTTCCCACT CGCGTTCCTTCTCGGCATGGCCGCTGTGTGGACAGCCACCCAGCCTGACCTGTTGGGCGGCGAGATGACGGATCTGTGGCCCATGCTGCAGAGCGACATGAGTAACTTTCTCGGCAACATGTCGATGCTGGATT CCGCCAAAAAGGCCATCTTCGAAACGCGTGATTTTACTGTGGGCGACTCACTCCACCAAGAGCTCGGACTCGCAGCCAAGCACCCCGTGATTATGATGCCCGGCGTTGTGACGTCGGGGCTGGAGAGTTGGAGCACGGATCCGATTGCTCGCTCGTGGTTCCGCTTACGGCTGTGGGGCACGAGCACGATGATCCGCGCCGTCCTGACGGACAAGGAGCGGTGGGTCGAAGCGATGGCGATCGACCTTGAGACTGGCCTCGACCCACCTGGTCACCGCGTGCGCGCGGCTCAGGGGCtggacgcggcgagcgagttCATCCAGGGATACTGGGTGTGGCAGAAGGTTGTACAGAACCTGGCTACGATCGGGTACGACCCAAGCAACATGGACCTAGCGGCGTACGACTGGCGCGTCGCCTTTTacaacctcgaggtgcgGGACGCGTACCTCTCCCGGCTCAAGGACCGGATTGAGCTCATGCACAAACTCTCAGGGGAGAAAGTCGTGCTCGTGTCGCATAGCATGGGCGGCTCCCTTATGCTCTACTTCCTCAAGTgggtcgaggccaagccgGACGCGCTCGGGTttggcggtggtggcggacCCCGTTGGGTTGAAGATCACCTCGAAGCCTGGGTCAACGTTGCCGGCACGTTACTCGGCGTGCCCAAGGCCATGACCGCGTTCATGAGCGGCGAGATGCGCGACACAGTCGAGATCAACCCCCTCGGTTCGTACGTGCTGGAAAAGTTCTTCTGCCGCAAGGAACGCGCCGACCTGTTCCGCCGCTGGCCGggcgcgagctcgatgtACATgaagggcggcgagcggaTCTGGGGTGATTTGGACGGAGCGCCAGACGACCCAGCCAATGCCACCGACACGTACGGCCGTTTCTTCTCGTTCCGCGAAACCGCGTCTACCAGCGAAAAGGACATGAACCGCTCAACAATATACCCCAACCTCACAGCTGAGGAGACGGTGCCCTACATTCTCGAGCACACGAGCGACACGTACCAGCGAATGTTTGAGAGCAACTACAGTGTGGGCTTTGAGACGGACCCGAGGCAGCTGCGCAAAAACGCCAAGGACCACTCAAAATGGAGCAACCctctcgaggtcgagctcccACAGGCGCCGAGTATGAAGATTTACTGTCTATATGGACATGGCAAGGAGACCGAG CGCGCGTACTGGTATGTCAagggcgagtacgaggagggtgagggtcGCGACGCGCCGGATTCACAGTGCGATGTGGGTGATTCCGGGTGCGAACGCACGCCCGGAGACTTTCccctcgcgcgcaaccACCGCATTGACAACGACGTGACTGTCAAGGGTACGCGGCCCGAGGTGCGGTCTGGTGTCAAATTtagcgacggcgacggaACGATTGCAACAGCGAGCCTCGGCGCCATGTGTGTCCGCGGGTGGAAAGGCAAGACCAAGTGGAACCCGGCTGGCGTGAAG CCGGAGGCGCTGGATttgcgcggcggcgcgctgaCTAGCGACCATGTGGACATTCTCGGCAGTTCGCCGCTGAACGAGGCGATCCTGAAGATTGTGGGCGGGCGGGGCGATCTTGTGAAACCGCACATTGGGAGTGACATTGAGCGCTATGTCGAGAAGATGAAGTGGGACTAG